In the genome of Saccharomonospora viridis DSM 43017, one region contains:
- a CDS encoding FAD binding domain-containing protein has protein sequence MIPAPFDYVVPSTVEEAVRALVDAGEDAKVIAGGQSLLPVLRLRMAAPTTLIDLNRIGELRGVRDEGDFLVIGAMTTHHDIQRDPLIADHAELLAKATATVADPQIRHRGTFGGSLAHADPAGDLAAPALALDAEMVLHGPDGARTVPAVEFFQDFFTTAMRPNEILTEIRVPKFTGWRAHYEKFNRVAQAWSIVGVATTVRTEAGTIAEARVGLTNMAPVPLRAWAVEEALVGQPATAEAIRAAAERAAEGTSPTADGNADAEYRQHLARVLTGRAVSTVIGG, from the coding sequence GTGATCCCGGCTCCCTTCGACTACGTAGTACCCTCCACTGTGGAGGAAGCGGTACGCGCGCTCGTCGACGCGGGGGAAGACGCGAAGGTGATCGCCGGAGGCCAGAGTCTGCTGCCGGTACTGCGCCTGCGCATGGCCGCCCCCACCACACTGATCGATCTCAACCGCATCGGCGAGCTACGGGGAGTCCGCGATGAGGGGGACTTCCTCGTCATCGGCGCGATGACGACCCACCACGACATCCAACGCGACCCCCTGATCGCCGACCACGCGGAGCTGCTCGCGAAGGCGACCGCGACGGTGGCCGACCCCCAGATACGGCATCGTGGGACCTTCGGTGGGTCCCTCGCGCATGCCGATCCGGCGGGTGATCTGGCGGCACCGGCACTGGCCTTGGACGCGGAGATGGTCCTGCACGGCCCGGACGGTGCTCGTACGGTGCCCGCGGTGGAGTTCTTCCAGGACTTCTTCACCACCGCGATGCGACCGAACGAGATCCTCACCGAGATCCGGGTGCCGAAATTCACCGGCTGGCGCGCGCACTACGAGAAGTTCAACCGCGTGGCGCAGGCGTGGTCGATCGTCGGTGTCGCCACCACGGTGCGCACGGAGGCGGGCACCATCGCCGAGGCCAGGGTCGGGCTGACCAATATGGCTCCCGTTCCGCTGCGGGCGTGGGCGGTGGAGGAGGCGCTCGTCGGGCAACCCGCCACCGCCGAAGCGATTCGGGCGGCGGCTGAACGCGCAGCGGAGGGGACGAGCCCGACCGCGGACGGTAACGCCGATGCGGAGTATCGCCAGCACCTCGCGCGGGTGCTGACCGGCAGAGCCGTCTCCACGGTGATAGGGGGCTGA
- a CDS encoding SRPBCC family protein: MRLDHEFTVPAPVDEVWQAVLDPERVAPCMPGATLTSVEGDKFKGTVKVKLGPVSLLYKGSGEFLEKNAEERKIVIKASGKDARGAGTAAATVTVTLTAEGGSTKGAVATDLNVTGKPAQFGRGMISEVGGKILDSFAANLADMLGAASSVDKSAAGAAKSSGTAAKKQDTTPGRSAGTQGAAKTSAEEKTAAGSTTTAERPERPKLESVKPTAATQPREAEAIDLLDYAGESLAKRLTPVLAGLAALFAFLVVRRILRRRG, encoded by the coding sequence GTGCGACTCGACCACGAATTCACCGTCCCGGCGCCTGTTGACGAGGTGTGGCAGGCGGTGCTCGACCCGGAGCGGGTCGCGCCCTGCATGCCCGGAGCCACCCTCACGTCCGTGGAGGGAGACAAGTTCAAGGGCACGGTGAAGGTCAAGCTCGGGCCGGTTTCCCTGCTGTACAAGGGATCGGGCGAGTTCCTGGAGAAGAACGCCGAGGAACGGAAGATCGTCATCAAGGCGTCCGGCAAGGATGCGCGTGGGGCGGGAACGGCGGCCGCCACCGTCACGGTCACGCTCACGGCGGAGGGTGGGTCCACCAAGGGGGCGGTGGCCACCGACCTCAACGTCACCGGTAAGCCGGCCCAGTTCGGCAGGGGCATGATCTCCGAGGTCGGGGGCAAGATCCTCGACAGTTTCGCCGCGAACCTCGCCGACATGCTCGGTGCGGCGAGCTCCGTGGACAAAAGCGCGGCCGGTGCGGCGAAGTCCTCGGGAACCGCCGCGAAGAAGCAGGACACGACACCGGGCCGGTCGGCGGGCACACAGGGCGCGGCCAAGACGAGTGCCGAGGAGAAGACCGCGGCCGGCTCGACCACCACGGCCGAGCGGCCGGAGCGGCCGAAGTTGGAGAGCGTCAAGCCCACGGCGGCCACGCAGCCACGGGAAGCCGAAGCGATCGACCTGCTCGACTACGCGGGAGAGTCCCTGGCGAAGCGTTTGACTCCCGTGCTGGCGGGGCTGGCGGCGTTGTTCGCGTTCCTCGTCGTGAGGAGGATTCTGCGTCGCCGAGGCTGA
- a CDS encoding FAD-dependent oxidoreductase, giving the protein MRGAHETDVVVIGAGQAGLSAAYFLRRAGLRDGRGFVVLDRGRRPGGAWQHRWPTLRMNRVHGVHDLPGLKLAEIPEAARKEWPAAEVMAAYFERYERTFDLPVRRPVDVRSVRRCPDGRFLVETTGETWLARGIINATGTWDKPFWPYYPGRDTFLGRQLHTADYPGPAPFAGEHVVVVGGGTSAVQLLVEIAEVADGTTWVTRRPPVFHEGEFTPEYGRAVVAEVERRVREGKPPRSVVSVTGLTLTPEVRAAREAGVLTRHPMFERITPHGVRWADGREQYADVILWATGFRAALDHLAPLRLRGSGGGIRMDGTRVVGVPGLHLVGYGPSASTVGASRAGRAAVRGLLAELEHEDSGGTGPGDTTQSADPAT; this is encoded by the coding sequence ATGCGGGGTGCTCACGAAACGGATGTCGTCGTCATCGGCGCGGGACAGGCCGGGCTGTCCGCCGCCTATTTCCTGCGGCGGGCCGGACTGCGCGACGGACGGGGATTCGTGGTTCTCGATCGCGGGCGACGTCCGGGCGGAGCGTGGCAGCACCGGTGGCCGACGCTGCGGATGAACCGGGTTCACGGCGTACACGATCTACCCGGTCTGAAATTGGCCGAGATTCCCGAGGCGGCTCGAAAGGAGTGGCCGGCCGCCGAGGTGATGGCCGCTTACTTCGAACGTTACGAACGGACGTTCGACCTGCCGGTACGGCGGCCGGTGGACGTGCGGAGCGTGCGACGGTGTCCCGACGGTCGGTTCCTGGTGGAGACGACGGGGGAGACCTGGCTCGCACGCGGGATCATCAATGCGACGGGTACGTGGGACAAACCGTTCTGGCCGTACTACCCGGGCCGGGACACGTTCCTGGGTAGACAGCTCCACACCGCCGACTATCCGGGGCCGGCCCCGTTCGCGGGCGAACACGTCGTCGTGGTGGGCGGTGGCACGTCGGCGGTGCAGTTGTTGGTCGAGATCGCGGAGGTCGCCGACGGGACGACGTGGGTGACCCGACGTCCACCGGTGTTCCACGAAGGGGAGTTCACTCCGGAGTACGGGCGTGCGGTCGTGGCCGAGGTCGAGCGTCGGGTGCGGGAGGGGAAGCCGCCGCGCAGCGTGGTCAGCGTGACGGGGTTGACGCTCACGCCCGAGGTTCGGGCGGCGCGGGAGGCAGGGGTGTTGACACGTCACCCGATGTTCGAGCGCATCACTCCGCACGGCGTGCGGTGGGCGGACGGTCGTGAGCAGTATGCCGATGTGATCCTGTGGGCGACCGGGTTCCGTGCGGCGCTCGACCATCTTGCGCCTCTGCGGTTACGCGGTTCCGGTGGAGGGATCCGTATGGACGGTACGCGGGTCGTGGGTGTACCCGGACTGCATCTTGTGGGGTACGGCCCGTCGGCGAGCACCGTAGGGGCCAGTCGTGCGGGACGTGCGGCGGTGCGTGGACTGTTGGCCGAACTCGAGCACGAAGACTCCGGTGGGACCGGTCCCGGCGACACCACGCAGTCTGCGGACCCGGCTACATGA
- a CDS encoding DUF6098 family protein, translating into MFTVHTLAELAELVRTGAAPYLRYSPGPESDAEHPSTDHESGIVMPGVSVNPLEAPRWWARPLEDWLARRVCQYLRELDEGARPWLLTGRRVDFGPDNEPLLVDITPVTWLAPELLDEARERYTTRFDAGAATHRDRANR; encoded by the coding sequence ATGTTCACTGTGCACACACTGGCGGAGCTGGCCGAACTCGTCAGGACTGGCGCAGCGCCGTATCTGCGGTATTCGCCCGGTCCCGAATCGGATGCCGAGCACCCCAGCACCGACCACGAAAGCGGAATCGTGATGCCCGGGGTGTCGGTCAACCCACTGGAAGCTCCCCGGTGGTGGGCTCGGCCGCTGGAGGATTGGCTCGCCCGCCGCGTGTGTCAGTACCTACGCGAACTCGACGAAGGTGCCCGGCCGTGGTTGCTGACGGGCCGCCGAGTGGATTTCGGTCCCGACAACGAACCGTTGTTGGTGGACATCACACCGGTCACGTGGCTTGCTCCCGAACTTCTGGACGAGGCCCGGGAACGCTACACCACCCGATTCGACGCGGGCGCTGCCACCCATCGCGATCGTGCGAACCGGTGA
- a CDS encoding class F sortase: protein MRDATLRRPRLSVRRLAGLAALAFLLITGCSGPQDTIAGHAEAVEQQTGVSVDVDEQATLPASLPIRLRIPDIGVDTDAFVGLGLEPDNTMEVPEGAEVVGWYEESPTPGERGPSVLAAHVDWQNQKGVFFDLRNLEAGANVVVDRADGTTVLFKVTEVEQYPKDEFPTERVYGDTEGAELRLITCGGSFNRTVQSYHDNVIAYATMVDAAVS from the coding sequence ATGCGTGACGCGACGCTGCGCCGTCCCCGCCTGTCCGTTCGTCGGCTGGCGGGGCTGGCGGCGTTGGCCTTCCTCCTGATCACCGGTTGCAGCGGTCCACAAGACACGATCGCCGGACACGCCGAGGCCGTGGAGCAACAGACCGGTGTCAGTGTCGATGTCGATGAGCAGGCCACGCTGCCGGCTTCCCTGCCGATACGGTTGCGCATCCCCGACATCGGGGTGGATACCGATGCTTTCGTCGGCCTCGGACTGGAGCCGGACAACACCATGGAGGTCCCCGAAGGCGCGGAAGTCGTGGGGTGGTACGAGGAATCCCCGACTCCCGGTGAGCGTGGCCCGTCGGTCCTGGCCGCTCACGTCGACTGGCAGAACCAGAAAGGCGTCTTCTTCGATCTTCGCAATCTCGAAGCAGGCGCCAATGTGGTCGTGGACCGTGCCGACGGGACCACCGTGTTGTTCAAGGTCACCGAGGTCGAGCAGTATCCGAAGGACGAGTTCCCCACCGAGAGGGTCTACGGGGACACCGAGGGTGCGGAACTACGGTTGATCACGTGCGGCGGTTCCTTCAACCGCACCGTGCAGAGTTACCACGACAACGTCATCGCCTATGCCACGATGGTGGACGCTGCTGTGAGCTAG
- a CDS encoding ABC transporter ATP-binding protein, whose amino-acid sequence MAKPSETPVLELVDLVAGYRSRQGLLGRRRDVHAVAGVSLSVHAGETVCLVGESGCGKSTVARSVVGLLEPLSGQVRFDGRDVRELSRSERKNLRRQVQLVFQDPYASLNPTMTVYELLSEAWQIHPGIVERDDWDAEVATLLERVGLNPSHANRYPHQFSGGQRQRISIARALSVRPRLIVCDEAVSALDVSIQAQILALLKQLQDELGVAYLFITHDLGVVRHIADRVAVMHLGTIVETGETEQIYEHPAHPYTRALLSAAPSVEDWQEDVDSEIVLSGDVPSPLDPPRGCRFHTRCWKATDQCRADEPTLAHRGTDHPVACHYPEERHRVSVGAV is encoded by the coding sequence ATGGCGAAGCCGTCGGAAACACCCGTGCTTGAGCTCGTCGATCTGGTGGCCGGGTACCGGTCACGGCAGGGCCTGTTGGGGCGGCGACGGGACGTACACGCCGTGGCCGGGGTGTCCTTGTCGGTACACGCCGGGGAGACGGTGTGCCTGGTGGGCGAATCGGGCTGCGGTAAGTCCACAGTGGCCCGATCAGTCGTCGGCCTGTTGGAACCGTTGTCCGGGCAGGTGCGCTTCGACGGCCGTGACGTTCGAGAGCTGTCCCGCTCCGAACGCAAGAACCTACGGCGCCAAGTGCAGTTGGTGTTCCAGGACCCGTATGCGTCGTTGAACCCGACGATGACGGTGTACGAGCTGCTCAGTGAGGCGTGGCAGATCCATCCCGGCATCGTCGAACGCGACGACTGGGACGCCGAGGTGGCCACGCTCCTGGAACGCGTCGGCCTCAACCCGAGCCACGCGAACCGCTATCCGCATCAGTTCTCGGGGGGACAACGGCAGCGTATCTCCATCGCCAGAGCGTTGTCGGTGCGTCCTCGACTCATCGTCTGCGACGAGGCGGTCTCGGCCCTCGACGTGTCGATCCAGGCTCAGATCCTCGCTCTGCTCAAACAGTTGCAGGACGAGCTGGGGGTCGCGTACCTGTTCATCACACACGACCTCGGAGTGGTGCGGCACATCGCCGATCGGGTCGCCGTCATGCACCTCGGCACGATCGTGGAGACCGGGGAGACCGAGCAGATCTACGAACATCCCGCCCATCCCTACACACGGGCGTTGCTGTCGGCGGCCCCGAGCGTGGAGGACTGGCAGGAGGACGTCGACAGCGAGATCGTGTTGTCCGGCGACGTGCCCTCACCGCTCGATCCGCCTCGCGGCTGCCGTTTCCACACCCGGTGCTGGAAAGCAACGGATCAGTGCCGGGCGGACGAGCCCACGCTCGCCCACCGTGGCACCGATCATCCCGTGGCCTGCCACTACCCGGAGGAACGACACCGCGTCAGCGTCGGAGCGGTCTAG
- a CDS encoding ABC transporter ATP-binding protein, which translates to MSKLLEVSDLSVAFGQTHAVRGVSFSLEQGQTLAIVGESGSGKSLSSLAILGLLPPQARVVSGSIRWDGRELLSLGDDELRKLRGEELAIIFQDPLSALNPSLTVGYQIAEMFRRRRGARREEARRRAIEAMTEVGIPDAARRAENYPHEFSGGMRQRVMIAMALALEPRLLIADEPTTALDVTVQAQILRLLRKRQEAGLSMIIISHDLGVVARTAQRVVVMYAGKAVESGTVAELYSNPSHPYTKGLLAASPSARDTGRQIQPIDGYPPDITAMPSGCAFHPRCPFARERCRTDEPELRIVAPGRTSACHFAEEVLTHGEAVGNTRA; encoded by the coding sequence ATGAGCAAGCTTCTGGAAGTGTCCGACCTGTCCGTCGCGTTCGGACAAACACATGCGGTACGGGGGGTGTCCTTCAGCCTGGAACAAGGACAGACCCTCGCGATCGTGGGCGAATCCGGCAGCGGTAAGAGTCTCAGCTCACTGGCGATACTCGGTCTGCTGCCACCACAGGCACGCGTCGTTTCGGGCAGCATCCGCTGGGACGGCCGTGAGCTGCTGAGCCTCGGCGACGACGAGTTACGGAAACTCCGCGGTGAGGAACTCGCCATCATCTTCCAAGACCCGCTCAGCGCGTTGAATCCGTCGCTGACCGTGGGCTACCAGATCGCGGAGATGTTCCGCCGCCGCCGTGGGGCCCGCCGGGAGGAGGCCCGGCGGCGGGCGATCGAGGCGATGACCGAGGTCGGCATCCCCGACGCGGCCCGCCGGGCCGAGAACTATCCACACGAGTTCTCCGGCGGGATGCGACAACGGGTGATGATCGCGATGGCACTGGCGTTGGAGCCCCGGCTGCTCATCGCCGACGAACCCACCACCGCGTTGGACGTGACGGTGCAGGCACAGATCCTGCGGCTGTTGCGGAAGCGGCAGGAAGCCGGCCTCTCGATGATCATCATCAGTCACGACCTCGGCGTGGTGGCCCGCACCGCGCAGCGGGTGGTGGTGATGTACGCGGGTAAGGCCGTGGAATCGGGCACCGTGGCCGAGTTGTACTCGAATCCCAGCCACCCGTACACGAAAGGCCTGCTGGCGGCGAGTCCCTCGGCTCGTGACACCGGACGCCAGATCCAACCGATCGACGGCTATCCGCCGGACATCACGGCGATGCCGAGCGGATGCGCGTTCCATCCGCGGTGTCCGTTCGCCCGCGAACGCTGTCGAACGGACGAACCCGAGCTGCGCATCGTCGCACCGGGCAGGACCAGTGCGTGTCATTTCGCGGAGGAGGTGCTCACTCATGGCGAAGCCGTCGGAAACACCCGTGCTTGA
- a CDS encoding ABC transporter permease, with protein MRSMAAKIAGGVLLLFALLAVFGPLVVPYDSVSTRVIDRLLPPGSTLSDGSVALLGTDQNGRDVFAQFVAGARISLLVAITVVVVGGLVGLVLGLLAGYYGGWIDSIISRIGDIQLAFPSILLAILLAGVLGPSLLNVVIALAVTRWVIFARVVRGSALAARNREFVDSARVLGASDLRIMTRYILPSCVQPLLVAATMQVGLTMVAEAALSFLGLGVPIDQASWGSTIANGRDYLSSAWWIAAVPGIALTLVVICVGILGDAVRDDSDPTKTPQSRRLRRARKVRETTAVVR; from the coding sequence ATGAGGTCCATGGCCGCCAAGATCGCGGGTGGAGTGCTGCTCCTCTTCGCGCTGCTCGCGGTGTTCGGGCCGCTCGTCGTGCCGTACGACAGCGTCAGCACCCGCGTCATCGATCGTCTGCTGCCGCCGGGCAGCACGCTCTCCGACGGCAGCGTCGCGCTGCTGGGTACCGATCAGAACGGCAGGGACGTGTTCGCCCAGTTCGTCGCCGGCGCCCGGATCTCACTGCTCGTGGCGATCACGGTGGTGGTCGTGGGCGGCTTGGTCGGACTGGTGCTGGGTCTGCTCGCCGGGTACTACGGCGGCTGGATCGACTCGATCATCTCCCGCATCGGTGACATCCAGCTGGCCTTCCCCAGCATCCTGCTGGCGATCCTGTTGGCCGGGGTACTGGGGCCCAGCCTGCTGAACGTCGTCATCGCGCTGGCCGTGACCAGGTGGGTGATCTTCGCGAGGGTGGTGCGTGGATCGGCGCTGGCGGCACGCAACAGGGAGTTCGTCGACTCGGCACGGGTACTGGGCGCCAGCGACCTGCGCATCATGACCCGCTACATCCTCCCGTCGTGTGTGCAGCCGTTGCTGGTGGCCGCGACGATGCAGGTGGGGCTGACCATGGTCGCCGAGGCGGCTCTGTCGTTCCTCGGTCTCGGTGTTCCCATCGACCAGGCGTCCTGGGGTTCGACCATCGCCAACGGTCGGGACTACCTCAGCTCCGCGTGGTGGATCGCCGCGGTGCCGGGCATCGCCCTGACCCTGGTGGTGATCTGCGTGGGCATCCTCGGCGACGCGGTACGCGATGACAGCGACCCGACGAAGACTCCGCAGTCCAGGAGGCTTCGCCGGGCCCGCAAGGTTCGGGAGACGACGGCGGTGGTCCGATGA
- a CDS encoding ABC transporter permease has translation MITYIARRLGQSVFLIFGAITIVFLVLRVIPGDPAALMLGSQATEEELAAARQQLGLDDPLWQQYVRHLGEVVTLDFGESWRLGGDALGNVLDRLPATVTLAGYALLFTLLLGFPLGVYAARHEGKLVDRLVSYLSLAGQALPSFWVGLMLVLIFARILGVLPGTANGTPASVILPAFTLALPFLGWLARLVRNGTLEELGKEYVRTARSKGLSERVVFNVHVLRNTLTPVVTVLGLVLGNFIADAVIIEQVFAWPGIGTLMIDSIIHRDYAVAEAAIVLIAVFYILLNLLVDVLYFYLDPRITLETV, from the coding sequence GTGATCACCTACATCGCACGCCGACTAGGGCAGTCGGTGTTTCTCATCTTCGGCGCGATCACCATCGTGTTCTTGGTGCTCCGCGTCATCCCGGGTGACCCGGCAGCACTCATGTTGGGCAGCCAGGCCACCGAGGAAGAACTCGCCGCGGCACGGCAACAGCTGGGACTCGACGACCCGCTGTGGCAGCAGTACGTGCGTCACCTCGGCGAAGTGGTGACGCTCGACTTCGGTGAATCCTGGCGACTCGGCGGTGATGCGCTGGGCAACGTCCTGGACCGACTGCCCGCCACCGTGACACTCGCCGGATACGCACTGCTGTTCACCCTGCTGCTCGGTTTCCCGCTCGGTGTCTACGCCGCGCGGCACGAGGGCAAACTCGTCGACCGACTCGTCTCCTACCTGTCATTGGCGGGCCAGGCGCTGCCGTCGTTCTGGGTCGGCCTCATGCTGGTGCTCATCTTCGCCCGGATCTTGGGCGTCCTCCCGGGCACCGCGAACGGCACCCCGGCCTCGGTGATCCTGCCCGCGTTCACTCTGGCCCTGCCGTTTCTGGGTTGGCTCGCACGGTTGGTGCGCAACGGCACGTTGGAGGAACTGGGCAAGGAGTACGTCCGCACCGCGCGGTCCAAAGGCCTTTCGGAGCGGGTCGTCTTCAACGTTCACGTATTACGGAACACGCTGACGCCGGTGGTCACCGTACTCGGCCTGGTACTGGGTAACTTCATCGCCGACGCTGTGATCATCGAGCAGGTGTTCGCGTGGCCGGGCATCGGCACGCTGATGATCGACTCGATCATCCACCGCGACTACGCCGTGGCCGAAGCGGCGATCGTGCTCATCGCGGTGTTCTACATCCTCCTGAACCTGCTGGTGGACGTCCTGTACTTCTACCTCGATCCGAGAATCACCTTGGAGACCGTATGA
- a CDS encoding LacI family DNA-binding transcriptional regulator, with protein MGGSRRVTLKDIAASLGVSVNTVSRALADKDSVGEDTRARIKAEAQRLGYVPNSMARSLVLGSAMTLGLVITNPSNPFYSQLISTVEQRGRACGYSLMLLVTEESPEADQRAAEALLRWGVDGALVVPVQSDGQHWERLNESGVPLVLLNRDFPDLALDFVGVDYEHGAYEATRHLIEGGAKSLCLMEEDLPISPVEQRTAGFRRALAEAGIEPSRDPVLSVPTRRRESQALPWEPADAYRLAQDIVAGGDLPDAIMVGNDYFALGVYRALSEAGLRVGEDVLVGGFGDHPFAAYLTPALTTVRLPVAEIGTTAVDVLLKRIQGGTDHQAEKRHERCELAVRASSRATVRASTSEDTTT; from the coding sequence ATGGGCGGGTCACGACGTGTGACGCTGAAGGACATCGCGGCCTCGCTTGGTGTGTCCGTGAACACGGTGTCACGCGCGCTGGCCGACAAGGACAGCGTCGGTGAGGACACGCGGGCTCGGATCAAGGCCGAGGCCCAGCGTCTGGGATACGTGCCCAACTCGATGGCGCGGTCCTTGGTGCTCGGGTCGGCGATGACGCTCGGCCTGGTGATCACCAACCCGTCGAACCCGTTCTACTCCCAGTTGATCAGCACCGTCGAACAGCGGGGGCGCGCCTGTGGCTACTCCCTGATGCTGCTCGTCACCGAGGAGAGCCCGGAGGCCGACCAGCGTGCGGCGGAGGCACTTCTGCGCTGGGGGGTCGACGGCGCACTCGTCGTGCCCGTGCAAAGCGACGGCCAGCACTGGGAACGCCTCAATGAGTCCGGTGTCCCGCTGGTTCTCCTCAACCGTGACTTCCCGGACCTCGCCTTGGACTTCGTGGGCGTCGACTACGAACACGGCGCCTACGAGGCCACCCGCCACCTCATCGAGGGTGGAGCGAAGTCGTTGTGCCTGATGGAGGAGGATCTACCGATCTCCCCCGTCGAACAGCGCACGGCCGGCTTCCGCCGGGCCCTGGCCGAGGCGGGCATCGAGCCCAGCCGGGACCCGGTGCTGTCAGTTCCTACTCGACGCAGGGAATCCCAGGCTCTGCCGTGGGAGCCCGCCGACGCCTACCGGTTGGCGCAGGACATCGTCGCCGGTGGCGACCTCCCAGACGCGATCATGGTCGGCAACGACTACTTCGCGCTCGGTGTCTACCGGGCGTTGAGTGAAGCCGGCCTTCGCGTCGGGGAGGACGTACTGGTCGGCGGCTTCGGTGACCATCCGTTCGCCGCCTACCTCACCCCCGCGCTCACCACAGTGCGGCTGCCGGTGGCCGAGATCGGCACCACCGCTGTCGACGTGCTGCTCAAACGCATCCAGGGCGGCACCGACCACCAGGCTGAGAAGCGCCACGAAAGGTGCGAACTGGCCGTGCGCGCTTCCAGCCGCGCCACCGTCAGAGCAAGCACTAGCGAGGACACAACGACGTGA
- a CDS encoding ABC transporter substrate-binding protein yields the protein MATAHTRRSFLKISSMSLAAAYLASCSFGGSQHAAEKGLRAAFNQPINDLDPHGPSSVDESTLLAGRLIYDTPLQRRGDELVPSVATSWEQTDPNTWVLTLRDDVTFHDGSPLTASDVKASLERVRDAGTAQSALWSSVTDVEVPDDHTVRIITDTPLGTMPVNLTLLFILPADKMNDEGFFRKPIGSGPFKVESFTPSSVLELSATDYWNGRPKLNTVTLPYIPETSSQITALRTGELSVLWPVPSDQIQELEGTDDITLETVPSYAYYFMWFNCGREPFTDPRVRRAMWKAVDISTIVENLFREGAEQMTAPIPSTVFGHAPQEPYPYDPEAAKRELAEAGLGDGFRTSLMWFSDTGPLADGLAQTMISDWAKIGITVEPHNVEKAEWLRRLNAKEFDMELQINTVTTGDADFTLGRLYDSSADRMGYANPELDSILRQAHSDSDQQKRRELYAKACEIIWNDAVGIFPATLISTYGMRSTVKGFEPVASNQPDLRDVTLED from the coding sequence ATGGCGACTGCGCACACCCGGCGTAGCTTCCTCAAGATCAGCAGTATGAGCCTCGCCGCCGCCTATCTGGCGTCATGCAGTTTCGGCGGCAGCCAACACGCCGCGGAAAAGGGGTTGCGGGCGGCGTTCAACCAGCCCATCAACGACCTCGATCCGCACGGACCGAGCAGCGTCGACGAGAGCACGCTGCTGGCCGGCAGGCTGATCTACGACACGCCACTCCAGCGTCGCGGCGACGAGCTGGTACCCAGCGTCGCGACGTCGTGGGAGCAAACCGACCCGAACACGTGGGTCCTGACGTTGCGTGACGACGTGACCTTCCACGATGGAAGTCCGTTGACCGCCTCCGACGTCAAGGCGTCACTGGAACGGGTGCGGGATGCGGGCACCGCGCAGTCGGCGCTGTGGTCGTCGGTCACCGACGTGGAGGTGCCCGACGACCACACGGTGCGGATCATCACCGATACGCCGCTGGGCACCATGCCGGTGAACCTCACCCTGTTGTTCATCCTGCCCGCGGACAAGATGAACGACGAGGGCTTCTTCCGCAAACCCATCGGCAGCGGTCCGTTCAAGGTCGAGTCGTTCACGCCGTCCTCCGTCCTCGAACTGTCGGCGACGGACTACTGGAACGGCCGGCCGAAGCTGAACACGGTGACACTGCCGTACATCCCGGAGACGTCCAGCCAGATCACGGCCCTGCGCACGGGCGAGTTGAGCGTGTTGTGGCCGGTGCCGTCGGACCAGATCCAGGAACTGGAAGGCACCGACGACATCACGTTGGAGACCGTACCCAGCTACGCGTACTACTTCATGTGGTTCAACTGTGGACGCGAACCGTTCACCGATCCACGCGTGCGCAGGGCGATGTGGAAGGCCGTGGACATCTCCACGATCGTGGAGAACTTGTTCCGGGAGGGTGCCGAACAGATGACGGCACCCATTCCGTCGACGGTGTTCGGCCACGCCCCGCAGGAGCCCTACCCCTACGACCCCGAAGCGGCGAAGCGGGAATTGGCCGAGGCCGGACTGGGCGACGGGTTCCGCACCTCCCTGATGTGGTTCAGCGACACGGGTCCGCTCGCCGACGGACTGGCCCAGACGATGATCTCCGACTGGGCCAAGATCGGCATCACGGTGGAACCGCACAACGTGGAGAAGGCCGAATGGCTCCGTCGACTCAACGCCAAGGAGTTCGACATGGAGCTGCAGATCAACACGGTCACCACCGGGGACGCGGACTTCACCCTGGGCAGGCTGTACGACTCGTCGGCCGACCGGATGGGATACGCCAATCCCGAACTGGATTCGATCCTCCGCCAGGCGCACTCGGACTCAGACCAACAGAAGCGTCGCGAACTGTATGCCAAGGCGTGCGAGATTATCTGGAACGACGCGGTCGGGATCTTCCCGGCCACATTGATCAGCACCTACGGCATGCGCAGCACGGTGAAGGGTTTCGAACCCGTTGCGAGCAATCAGCCGGATCTGCGCGATGTGACGCTCGAAGACTGA